A window of the Methanomassiliicoccales archaeon genome harbors these coding sequences:
- the nrdD gene encoding anaerobic ribonucleoside-triphosphate reductase yields the protein MKAIEYLREPGEVYSDEKESTELSLFVRTSDEEIKKWDRSKIYEALIRETTISEDAASIVAREVEKLIMSLDLDVITAPLIRELTNAKLVEYGLAKIRKQHTRLGVPLYDTRQIIMNPNKENANVPHGPEATNLTLAERIKKEFALLEVFSQELADAHMRGDIHLHDLGMIDRPYCSGQSIEYVKKFGLNLPNAISIAKPAKHPEVLIEQIIKFSAALQGHFAGAIGWDAVNIFLAPYLENVDDVRMKQLAQILIFEFAQQAVARGGQSIFSDLNLYWEIPDHFVGVPAIGPKGEFTGQNYEDYIKESQRFVMALFDVYLEGDALGRPFFFPKPNVHMTEKFFSTDGHEEFLWKISHVASEKGNTYFVFDRGNTAKISECCRLAFKLDRNDLEDAKTPWKMRYSAMQNVTINLPRIAYEAHQDDEKLFEILRERIELVAQAHLQKREFITKLLNMGKHGPLALLTMKLDGEPYFRLEKASYLVGMVGLNEMVQYHTGEQMHESKDALRFGLKVIAAMKTEADRLSSELGIRMPLEQTPAESTAYRFARLDMKYYPLQAPTVIRGNKGTGEIYYTNSTYLNVGAPVSAIERVKTEGLFHPIIEAGALTHVWLGEHKPPAESIAAFVKKTFENTQNAQIAFSPEFTSCLSCGKTSRGLRSTCPYCSSPDVEGITRVTGFFSKTSSWNKGKIGELKERMRNEIV from the coding sequence ATGAAAGCTATAGAGTATCTTCGCGAACCTGGCGAGGTCTACTCCGACGAAAAGGAATCGACAGAGCTTTCCTTATTTGTTAGGACGTCAGATGAGGAGATTAAGAAATGGGACCGCAGCAAAATTTACGAAGCGTTAATTCGCGAGACAACGATCAGCGAAGACGCTGCATCTATTGTAGCTCGTGAAGTGGAAAAATTAATCATGAGTCTTGATTTGGATGTCATCACAGCCCCATTGATCAGGGAACTGACGAATGCTAAACTTGTTGAATATGGGCTTGCGAAGATCCGAAAACAGCATACCAGACTCGGAGTGCCCCTGTATGATACAAGACAGATCATCATGAATCCAAACAAGGAGAACGCCAACGTTCCTCATGGGCCAGAAGCAACGAATCTTACACTTGCAGAGCGAATTAAGAAGGAATTCGCGCTCCTGGAGGTTTTCTCACAGGAGCTAGCGGACGCGCACATGAGGGGAGACATCCACCTTCACGACCTTGGCATGATCGATAGACCCTACTGCAGCGGACAGTCAATAGAATATGTGAAGAAATTTGGCCTCAACCTGCCCAATGCAATCTCAATCGCAAAGCCGGCAAAACACCCGGAGGTTCTTATAGAGCAGATAATAAAATTCTCAGCGGCTTTACAAGGGCATTTTGCTGGTGCAATCGGCTGGGATGCGGTGAACATCTTTCTCGCCCCCTACCTCGAGAACGTGGATGATGTCAGGATGAAGCAGTTGGCCCAGATACTCATTTTTGAATTTGCCCAGCAGGCAGTCGCGAGGGGCGGACAGTCGATCTTCAGCGACCTTAATCTCTATTGGGAGATACCTGACCACTTTGTTGGGGTTCCTGCCATAGGTCCAAAGGGAGAATTCACGGGCCAGAATTACGAGGATTACATCAAAGAAAGCCAGAGGTTCGTGATGGCACTCTTCGATGTTTATCTTGAGGGAGATGCACTTGGGCGTCCTTTCTTCTTCCCGAAACCCAACGTCCACATGACTGAGAAGTTCTTTTCAACAGATGGGCACGAAGAATTTCTATGGAAGATTTCCCATGTTGCCTCTGAGAAAGGAAATACTTACTTCGTTTTCGACAGGGGCAACACTGCCAAGATCAGCGAATGCTGTAGGCTTGCATTTAAACTGGATAGGAACGATCTTGAAGACGCAAAGACGCCGTGGAAAATGAGGTACTCAGCGATGCAGAATGTCACGATCAATTTACCTAGGATAGCCTACGAAGCGCATCAGGACGACGAGAAGCTGTTTGAGATATTGAGAGAGCGGATAGAACTCGTCGCGCAAGCACACCTTCAAAAGAGAGAGTTTATCACGAAACTCCTAAACATGGGCAAACATGGTCCTCTAGCCCTGCTCACCATGAAACTCGATGGTGAACCGTATTTCAGGCTTGAAAAGGCTTCATACCTTGTGGGCATGGTCGGCCTTAACGAAATGGTGCAATACCACACTGGCGAGCAGATGCACGAATCAAAAGATGCCTTGCGGTTTGGATTGAAGGTTATTGCGGCGATGAAGACAGAGGCTGATCGTCTTTCATCTGAACTCGGCATAAGAATGCCCCTAGAACAAACGCCCGCCGAAAGCACAGCCTATCGTTTCGCGAGGCTCGACATGAAATACTACCCGCTACAGGCACCGACTGTTATTAGAGGCAATAAAGGCACAGGGGAGATCTACTATACCAATTCCACATATCTCAATGTAGGTGCGCCAGTAAGCGCAATTGAAAGGGTAAAAACAGAAGGTCTATTCCACCCAATTATTGAAGCAGGTGCACTCACGCATGTATGGCTCGGAGAACACAAGCCGCCGGCTGAAAGCATTGCGGCATTTGTTAAGAAGACCTTTGAGAATACGCAGAATGCCCAGATCGCATTTAGCCCTGAGTTCACATCCTGCCTGAGCTGTGGAAAAACTAGCAGAGGACTGAGGTCAACATGCCCGTATTGCTCATCCCCTGATGTAGAAGGAATCACAAGGGTAACAGGATTCTTTTCGAAAACAAGCAGCTGGAACAAAGGGAAGATCGGCGAGCTGAAGGAAAGGATGAGAAATGAAATAGTGTGA
- a CDS encoding site-2 protease family protein, whose protein sequence is MNPYLIALVILIVYFLILYVLNRLGAFSKYGLKLVGPIIMWKTTRGKKLIENLSKPRSFWRAYSLVAKGICFGGMIFIMALLIWEATIVSRIPAEKAPGPELLLGIPGINPIIPLGYGIVGLIVAIVVHEFAHGILTRVGGISLKSLGLIFLVIPLGAFVEPDEEELAKSEKKKKTSVYAVGPASNIVLAFICALIFSSVLVTSAVPERPSPIITSVTEDSPAYHAGLKFGTQIIKIGEKDIKDLSDIQNISGFEPGQTINVQYYYAGELLNVEVTAGVVVTMTAPGLPAENSGIKPGMIIASINDTIIHNQREFMNAMALTKPNQTVNITVLAYYDETGEYEVFEEIRSVKLASKLEYYQRVAPELIGPEFQDIGYLGVNTAFFGASANSPDVVLRRLAHPFAGVNSFGSMISSALSYIALPFSGLAPIRSPLSELFIPSGILAVIPADIFWVMANCMYWIFWINLMVGLTNVLPAVPLDGGYLFRDWLDSFVKALKKDSTEKEREKYIATITYALALTVLALILWQLIGPRIT, encoded by the coding sequence ATGAATCCATACCTCATCGCACTTGTAATCCTCATTGTTTATTTTCTCATACTTTATGTATTGAACAGGCTCGGCGCGTTTTCCAAGTACGGACTCAAACTTGTTGGACCAATAATCATGTGGAAGACCACCAGGGGAAAGAAATTGATAGAGAATCTGTCAAAGCCTAGATCGTTTTGGCGGGCTTACAGTCTTGTCGCCAAGGGCATTTGTTTTGGTGGCATGATCTTCATTATGGCGCTGCTCATTTGGGAAGCTACAATTGTTTCAAGAATACCGGCTGAGAAAGCACCGGGTCCGGAACTCCTGCTTGGAATTCCAGGTATTAACCCAATAATTCCACTCGGATACGGGATTGTTGGGCTTATCGTGGCAATCGTTGTTCATGAGTTCGCGCATGGAATCTTAACGAGGGTAGGCGGCATCTCATTGAAGTCCCTCGGTTTAATTTTTCTTGTAATTCCTCTTGGAGCATTTGTTGAGCCAGACGAAGAAGAACTTGCAAAAAGTGAGAAGAAAAAGAAAACGAGCGTTTATGCGGTAGGTCCCGCATCGAATATTGTACTTGCATTCATCTGCGCATTGATATTTTCATCAGTATTGGTAACCTCTGCGGTTCCCGAAAGACCGAGCCCAATCATTACCAGCGTGACTGAGGACAGTCCTGCGTATCACGCGGGGCTTAAATTTGGAACACAGATCATAAAAATAGGAGAGAAGGATATCAAAGATCTGTCTGACATACAAAATATCAGCGGCTTTGAACCAGGTCAAACCATTAATGTGCAATACTATTACGCAGGGGAATTGTTAAATGTCGAGGTGACCGCAGGTGTTGTCGTAACGATGACAGCGCCTGGGTTACCCGCCGAGAACTCTGGGATAAAACCAGGAATGATCATTGCTTCGATTAATGATACAATCATTCACAACCAGCGCGAATTCATGAACGCAATGGCGTTGACAAAACCGAACCAAACGGTGAATATCACAGTGCTTGCTTATTATGATGAAACTGGTGAGTACGAGGTATTTGAAGAAATAAGAAGTGTCAAGCTAGCGAGCAAGCTTGAATACTATCAAAGAGTGGCGCCAGAACTCATCGGTCCCGAATTTCAAGACATAGGATATCTAGGCGTCAACACAGCGTTTTTTGGTGCTTCTGCTAATTCACCTGATGTGGTATTGCGGAGACTCGCTCATCCTTTTGCTGGCGTCAACAGCTTTGGAAGCATGATATCCTCTGCCCTCTCATATATTGCGCTGCCGTTTTCGGGTCTAGCGCCAATAAGATCACCACTTTCGGAGCTCTTCATACCTAGCGGAATTCTGGCAGTTATTCCGGCGGATATCTTTTGGGTGATGGCTAACTGTATGTACTGGATATTTTGGATCAATCTTATGGTTGGACTTACAAACGTGTTGCCTGCCGTGCCGCTCGACGGGGGATATCTGTTCAGAGACTGGTTGGATTCATTTGTCAAGGCGCTGAAAAAAGATTCAACGGAAAAGGAGCGCGAGAAATACATAGCGACGATCACATATGCGCTGGCACTTACCGTGCTTGCGCTTATTCTCTGGCAGCTTATCGGACCGCGAATTACTTGA
- a CDS encoding DUF6015 family protein, translated as MDDVVMALKNTLGKKGMAENDIKRLAEYLMSFFGYTNEVIDNRLTSEDRDVFYMLEEEGLLTTTQEEVHLKKGKLWRIHYWILKSDQILRLAKQCEDSHKKQDDGSAIYDQISDEVWSRE; from the coding sequence ATGGATGACGTCGTAATGGCTCTAAAGAATACCCTTGGAAAGAAGGGGATGGCCGAGAACGATATTAAACGCCTCGCAGAATATTTGATGAGTTTCTTTGGTTACACAAATGAGGTCATCGATAACCGCCTTACCTCCGAAGACAGAGATGTTTTTTACATGCTTGAAGAAGAGGGGTTGCTGACAACCACTCAGGAAGAGGTTCACCTCAAGAAGGGAAAGCTATGGAGGATTCACTACTGGATTTTGAAAAGCGATCAAATCCTACGGCTGGCAAAGCAGTGTGAAGATTCGCATAAGAAACAAGACGACGGTTCTGCAATTTACGACCAGATCTCTGATGAGGTCTGGAGCCGCGAATGA
- a CDS encoding DUF1614 domain-containing protein, with amino-acid sequence MAPLIISAFIIALRKVRLLNILMLIPLVALISFLLSHVEHGKVLIEFPYWLITSGIAGIGSFCLAESGDIASAASSAYVSASIGSFLGIDILYLFVLDPLKMNEFIMGAGGFLDYVFLSGVMAVAILCAFSWSLSALMRRNSRIEGI; translated from the coding sequence ATGGCTCCTCTCATTATATCTGCGTTCATCATAGCCCTGAGGAAAGTCAGGCTGCTCAACATATTGATGCTCATCCCACTCGTAGCGCTCATTTCATTCCTTCTGTCGCATGTCGAGCATGGAAAGGTGCTGATAGAGTTTCCCTACTGGCTAATTACTAGTGGTATCGCAGGCATTGGCAGTTTTTGCCTGGCAGAAAGTGGTGATATTGCTAGCGCAGCTTCGTCTGCTTATGTCTCCGCAAGTATCGGTTCATTTCTAGGAATCGATATACTATATCTCTTTGTCTTGGATCCACTGAAAATGAATGAATTTATAATGGGCGCCGGCGGTTTTCTCGATTATGTGTTTTTATCTGGTGTGATGGCAGTTGCGATTTTGTGTGCATTCTCATGGTCTCTTTCAGCTCTAATGAGAAGGAATAGTCGAATAGAAGGAATTTAG
- a CDS encoding ATP-binding cassette domain-containing protein, producing the protein MEEYLIEARALKKHFPIRAGVFKRTVGTVKAVDGVNIAIKKGETVGLVGESGCGKTTAGRCMLNLIPPTEGHVYYRMPANERKRVIELEEKINHLDGKNPEDEKEREKLENELLEIQQNYALDAKDEEEMRKLRRYMQIVFQDPFSSLNPRMLIKDIVGEPLLVHGIAKGEELIRRVTGLLERVGLNPEHLYRYPHEFSGGQRQRIGIARAFALNPDFVVLDEPTSALDVSVQAQILNLLNDLQAEYGLSYLFISHDLSTIKYMCDTINVMYLGKIVETASKEELFRKPLHPYTEALLSVIPVPDPDLRRDRIILAGDIPSPANPPSGCRFHTRCRYREAVCEQKEPPLVDNGGGHLVACHFR; encoded by the coding sequence ATGGAAGAGTACCTCATCGAGGCTCGTGCGCTCAAGAAGCACTTTCCTATACGCGCTGGCGTTTTCAAGAGAACTGTCGGGACTGTGAAAGCAGTCGACGGAGTGAACATCGCAATTAAAAAGGGAGAAACGGTTGGACTCGTTGGCGAAAGTGGCTGCGGAAAGACAACAGCTGGAAGATGCATGCTCAACCTCATCCCTCCAACAGAGGGACATGTCTACTACCGCATGCCTGCGAATGAGAGAAAGAGGGTTATTGAGCTCGAAGAGAAAATCAATCATCTGGATGGCAAGAACCCTGAGGACGAAAAGGAAAGAGAAAAACTAGAGAATGAATTACTCGAAATACAACAAAACTATGCTCTTGATGCCAAAGACGAAGAGGAAATGAGAAAGCTTCGTCGATACATGCAGATAGTTTTCCAGGATCCCTTTTCCTCGCTAAATCCGAGGATGCTCATAAAAGACATCGTAGGCGAGCCTCTACTCGTACACGGCATCGCCAAAGGTGAAGAACTAATAAGACGCGTGACTGGACTCCTTGAAAGGGTTGGCTTAAACCCTGAACATCTTTATAGATATCCGCACGAATTCAGCGGTGGACAGAGGCAGCGTATAGGAATCGCAAGGGCATTTGCCCTCAACCCTGATTTTGTCGTACTTGATGAGCCTACGTCAGCACTTGATGTTTCGGTTCAGGCTCAGATTCTGAATCTTCTCAACGACTTGCAAGCAGAATACGGATTATCGTATCTATTCATATCACACGATCTAAGCACGATCAAGTACATGTGCGACACGATAAATGTGATGTATTTAGGAAAGATCGTCGAAACGGCGAGCAAAGAAGAACTGTTTAGAAAGCCACTCCATCCCTATACAGAAGCGCTTCTTTCGGTTATTCCTGTGCCAGATCCCGATCTCAGAAGAGACAGAATTATTTTAGCCGGCGACATTCCCAGCCCTGCAAATCCGCCATCTGGATGTAGGTTCCACACAAGATGCAGGTACCGAGAAGCCGTATGCGAGCAGAAAGAGCCACCTCTTGTCGACAACGGCGGTGGTCACCTCGTTGCCTGCCATTTCCGTTGA
- a CDS encoding ABC transporter ATP-binding protein produces MENNKEVLLEIENLYTNFYTYQGVVKALDGINFTIKKGETFGLVGETGCGKSVTANCILRLIPSPPGKIEKGNIFFMMPPEVREKRLNLLEKISKIQSAGNENGQKKELEEARKELEKIRREYDLLAKNMVYMQKIRGKYISMIFQEPMSALNPVFTAGEQIAENILLHEKDDLVKAVLNNIENNAHVDTKSGLKGVMRLVMPYYKWVYKMMAMRKNAVAPRILARIPILRRYQKLVKQEALRRAEEMLKIVRIPDPQNVARSYPHELSGGMQQRVTIAMALACKPRLLIADEPTTALDVTIQAQILKLMKDLQRETGTSILLITHNLGVVAETCDRVGVMYAGVMAEIGDVRSIFKEPLHPYTQGLMNSIPKLTTENIRLDIIPGNVPNLIHPPLGCRFHPRCQFAMDVCRKEKPPMIEVRPEHFVACHLYTRRAG; encoded by the coding sequence ATGGAAAACAACAAGGAAGTGCTGCTCGAAATCGAAAATTTGTACACGAATTTCTATACGTATCAAGGAGTTGTCAAGGCTCTTGATGGAATCAATTTCACTATCAAAAAGGGCGAGACTTTTGGTCTCGTAGGAGAGACAGGTTGTGGGAAAAGTGTGACGGCAAACTGCATTCTTCGTCTTATTCCATCACCTCCAGGTAAGATCGAGAAAGGCAATATATTTTTCATGATGCCTCCAGAAGTGAGGGAGAAACGACTCAATCTTCTCGAAAAGATTTCAAAAATACAATCTGCTGGCAATGAAAACGGTCAGAAAAAGGAACTAGAAGAAGCTAGGAAAGAGTTGGAAAAGATACGACGTGAATACGATCTCTTGGCGAAAAATATGGTCTACATGCAGAAGATCCGAGGCAAATATATCTCAATGATTTTTCAGGAACCAATGAGTGCGCTCAATCCGGTGTTTACCGCTGGTGAACAAATCGCAGAGAACATCTTGCTGCACGAGAAAGACGATCTAGTAAAGGCTGTTTTGAACAACATCGAAAACAACGCGCATGTGGATACTAAATCGGGATTGAAGGGAGTCATGCGCCTGGTAATGCCGTATTACAAATGGGTTTACAAAATGATGGCAATGAGGAAGAATGCGGTAGCACCTCGGATTTTGGCAAGAATCCCCATTTTAAGGCGATACCAAAAACTCGTCAAACAAGAGGCGCTACGTCGCGCTGAAGAAATGTTGAAAATCGTTAGAATTCCAGACCCTCAGAACGTAGCTCGTTCCTATCCTCATGAATTGAGTGGCGGGATGCAGCAACGTGTGACCATAGCGATGGCTCTAGCATGCAAACCGCGGTTGCTCATCGCGGATGAGCCAACAACAGCATTGGATGTCACTATACAAGCCCAGATACTAAAGCTCATGAAAGATCTGCAGAGAGAAACAGGAACGTCAATTTTGCTAATCACACACAACCTCGGTGTCGTCGCGGAAACTTGCGATCGGGTGGGCGTCATGTATGCTGGCGTGATGGCTGAAATTGGTGATGTCCGATCGATTTTTAAGGAGCCACTCCACCCATATACGCAAGGTTTGATGAACTCAATTCCAAAACTTACCACCGAAAATATAAGACTCGATATCATCCCAGGAAACGTTCCGAACCTGATCCATCCTCCTTTGGGATGCCGTTTTCATCCGCGCTGTCAATTTGCTATGGATGTTTGCAGGAAAGAAAAGCCACCCATGATTGAGGTGAGGCCAGAGCACTTTGTCGCGTGTCATTTATACACAAGGAGGGCGGGCTGA
- a CDS encoding ABC transporter permease — MRSWIQESDWGEIIEESGEKKTKKPYVSRYDYLRKTLAPRIREFRYSLFLMRKSLLAIVGLVLVLTIVIIAVMAPVLAPMKPGQKNPMEIPKDFSPPKPPGAEGYIMGTGKLGADIYYGVVWGARTSIYISLYVVLVASIIGIVLGAVSGYFGGWIDELIMRITDIFLSIPGLILAMAIAAVLSRNIENTMLALIIVWWPPYARLIRGQVLSIKESTYVEAARAVGAKRSRVLFRHVVPNSLAPMLVSATMDLGVVVLVAAGLSYIGFGPPTGYAEWGKMVSDGQEYFLGEIPYPYPDGPKYNPWWMVTFPGLMIFIFVLGFNLLGDGLRDILDPRLRR, encoded by the coding sequence ATGCGTTCTTGGATCCAAGAGTCAGACTGGGGTGAGATAATCGAAGAATCTGGTGAAAAAAAGACAAAAAAACCGTACGTATCGCGATATGATTATCTGAGAAAAACATTGGCTCCGAGGATCAGAGAATTCCGATATTCGCTTTTTCTCATGAGAAAAAGTCTGTTGGCAATCGTCGGTCTGGTGCTTGTACTCACAATAGTCATTATAGCAGTCATGGCTCCCGTTCTTGCCCCAATGAAGCCTGGTCAAAAAAACCCCATGGAAATTCCAAAAGATTTCTCACCTCCCAAGCCTCCAGGCGCGGAAGGTTATATTATGGGCACAGGAAAACTAGGAGCGGACATTTACTACGGCGTTGTTTGGGGAGCTAGGACATCAATTTACATCTCACTGTATGTGGTATTAGTGGCATCAATCATCGGAATAGTTCTTGGTGCCGTATCTGGCTATTTTGGTGGCTGGATCGATGAACTGATTATGAGAATCACCGATATTTTCCTCTCAATCCCTGGCTTGATTCTTGCCATGGCCATCGCCGCTGTACTTAGCAGAAACATCGAGAACACTATGCTCGCTTTAATCATCGTATGGTGGCCACCGTATGCGCGATTGATACGAGGTCAGGTGCTATCTATCAAAGAAAGCACATACGTTGAAGCTGCTCGGGCCGTTGGTGCAAAGAGAAGCAGGGTGCTATTTAGGCATGTAGTTCCGAATTCACTTGCGCCTATGCTCGTTTCGGCTACCATGGATCTTGGCGTTGTTGTCCTAGTCGCCGCAGGTCTCAGTTATATTGGTTTTGGGCCGCCAACTGGATATGCAGAATGGGGAAAAATGGTTTCTGACGGTCAGGAATATTTCCTCGGTGAAATACCGTATCCGTATCCAGATGGACCGAAATACAATCCATGGTGGATGGTCACCTTCCCCGGTCTCATGATATTCATATTCGTTCTCGGATTCAATCTTCTCGGCGATGGTTTGAGAGACATACTCGATCCACGTCTCAGGAGATGA
- a CDS encoding ABC transporter permease produces MKLGAYIIRRLLLLIPVLLGVSVFIFTLTRVGGDPAAAYIHEKMTDDQIARIYEKFHLNDPIYVQYWYWLDGILHGDWGYSKTARAPVTTAIARYLPATFELTLISIIIAVSVGIGLGTISAVRRNKPVDHATRIMALSGVSLPIFWLGLMLQLVFYSRLRWFPAGGRYDELLYLSQGSITKYTGFWTLDTLLNGNLTLFADALWHLILPAITLSFGTIAIITRIMRSSMLEVLGQEYVKTARSKGLPEKVVIKKHARKNALIPTTTVVGLSFGGLLGGAVLTETIFQWPGMGQWSTRAIITNDWASILGFVLVTAIIYVIANLVVDILYAFLDPRVRLG; encoded by the coding sequence TTGAAACTGGGAGCCTATATAATAAGGAGGCTTCTACTGCTTATTCCAGTACTTCTCGGTGTTTCAGTTTTTATCTTCACACTCACCAGAGTTGGAGGTGATCCAGCAGCAGCTTACATACATGAGAAAATGACTGACGACCAAATTGCAAGGATTTACGAGAAATTTCATTTGAATGATCCTATATATGTTCAATACTGGTATTGGCTGGACGGGATATTGCATGGGGATTGGGGTTACTCAAAGACAGCGAGGGCGCCAGTAACAACTGCAATAGCGAGATACCTGCCAGCTACATTTGAATTGACTCTTATCAGTATCATCATAGCTGTCAGCGTTGGAATTGGCCTTGGCACTATATCCGCCGTGAGGCGAAATAAACCAGTAGATCATGCAACTCGCATTATGGCCTTGTCAGGAGTGTCGCTTCCGATATTTTGGCTTGGTTTAATGCTCCAGCTTGTTTTTTACAGCAGGCTTAGATGGTTCCCAGCTGGCGGGAGATACGATGAGTTACTGTATCTATCTCAAGGATCGATCACCAAGTATACGGGATTTTGGACTTTGGATACATTATTGAACGGAAATCTCACCTTATTTGCTGATGCTTTGTGGCATCTTATTCTTCCTGCAATAACATTATCATTTGGTACAATTGCCATTATCACTAGAATTATGAGATCGAGCATGCTAGAGGTTCTTGGCCAGGAATATGTAAAGACGGCAAGATCAAAAGGACTGCCTGAAAAAGTTGTCATAAAGAAGCATGCAAGAAAAAACGCGCTCATACCGACAACGACCGTCGTTGGTCTGTCATTCGGTGGTCTTCTCGGTGGAGCCGTTCTCACAGAAACAATTTTTCAATGGCCTGGAATGGGGCAATGGTCGACCCGAGCCATTATAACTAATGATTGGGCATCGATACTTGGATTTGTATTAGTTACTGCAATTATATATGTAATCGCGAATTTGGTCGTCGATATACTTTATGCGTTCTTGGATCCAAGAGTCAGACTGGGGTGA